Genomic window (Desulforapulum autotrophicum HRM2):
TGGCGGTTTAATCATTAATGAATGGTAACGGGCAGCGACAAAGGGGCAAGGCATTCCTTTGAATATACCTTGGTTATTATGATGGACGCTGCTGGTTTTTCCATGCATGGGGATGGGTGCCCGTGGAGTTGTCCCTCCAAAAGCTTCATTGATGCATTGCATTCCCAGGCAAACCCCCAGTACAGGAATTTTTTGGTAAAAGGTTTTAATCAGGGGGATTGAAATGCCTGAGTGGGCCGGGTCTTTTGGGCCGGGACTGATCAGTATATAGTCGGGATCAAATTGTATCGCCCCCTTGATTGAAATTTTATCGCTTCTATGGACCTTAATGGCAAGGTTATAGTGCATAAACATCTGGACTAAATTATACGTAAAGGAATCATAGTTATCTATTACCAGTAGTCTGGGTAAAAGTAACCTGGGTTCAGGCATGCATCTTTTTTTGAAAGTAATCATTTTTTCCTTCCCCAAAAATAAAAAAAGCCATCCAGATACAAGTCTGGATGGCTTTTGCCTATTGCATAACTTCTATTGTTTTTATCTGCTCTAATTGGCCATTTTGGCCAATTATGAAATATAAAAACCATATCCTATTTTTTTTATAGTAATATATGAAACCGATTTTGAGATCAAGCAAAAAATGTTATGCTTTGTCCTGGCGACAGGTCCGGGCCTGGCCCCCAATTGTCTATCCCCTGTTCTTTGAATTGCACTTGATACTGGCGGTCTTTTTTTTATCCATACGCCCCATGGAACATAGGATGCCCAGGATGGACAGGCCGCAGAAGATGGAAAAACCTGTGCCCATGGCATTTACAAATGCCTTTGCAGTGTCGGGCGTTACCGGAGCGTCATCCATGAAAATGGTGAGAATTATGGTGATAACGGTCATGGCGGTGAGCATCCCCACCGTGCGCATGGTGGCGATGAGGCTGGAGGCGATGCCGTAGTCTTTGGGGTCAACACTGCCCATGACTGTGGTCATGTTGGGGGAAGAGAAAAAGGCAAAACCGATGCCCAGAAGTGAGAGAATGATCAGTATCTGGTAGATGGGGGTCTCCACCTGGATAGTGGTGCACATGGCCAGGGCCACTGCGCAGAGCCCCATGCCAAAGGTGGCGATGCGGGCCGGTGGAAAAATGTCTGCAAATTTTCCAGAGATGGGTGATAAAAAGGCCTGGAGAAGGGGCTGTACAATGAGAATAAACCCTGCGGTCTGGGCAGAGAATCCCTTGACCTGCTGGAGGTAAAGACTGAAGAAAAAGGTAACGCCAAACGAGGCCGCATAATTGATGAGGGTTGCGGCGTTGCTCATGGCAAAGACCCGGTTATTAAAGATGAGCTTCACGTTCAGAATGGGGGAGGTGATCTTCGATTCCCAGGCGACAAAAAAGATCATCCCTGCAATCCCACCGGCGAGAAGCCTGGTATATGCACTGCCATCCTTAAGGTGGGTGACGCCGAAGATCACGGCAAAGAGGGCGGCCATGTAGATGAGGCTGCCAACCCAGTCAAATGACTTGCCCTCCGCTCCCTTCCACTCCCCCTTAAGGCGGGTGAGGGTGAGGATCAGGGCGGCAATTTCCATGGGCAGGGCCGAAAAAAAGATCCACCGCCACCCCATGTAGGTTACCATGAATCCTGCCAGAGTGGGGCCGGCCGAGAGTCCTGCATAAACGGCCGCCACAACAATGCCCATGGCTCTGCCACGCTTGCCCGGAGGGATAACCGAGGAGAGGATGGCCACGCTGGTGGCTGTAACCATGGCAGCTCCTGCCCCCTGGAGAAAGCGGAAGAGGATAAAGATCTGGATGGTGGGGGAAAGACCCAGGAGAAGCGTGGCAAGAGTCAAGAGGATGGCACCGGCCACAAACACTTTTTTGCGGCCATGAATGTCGGCTATCCGGCCGGCCGGCAGCATGATAAGGGCCACGGCCAGGATGTAGACCATTTCCACAAGGCCCAGCCCAACAGCTCCTGCGGAAAACTCTTGGCCGATGGCGGGCAGGGCTACCCCCACGGCGGACATCATAAAGGGGGCTAGAAATTGTACTGCCGACACTACAAAGATCGTGAGACCCGGAGAAAGGGATTGTTCAGTTTTGTTTTCCATGCCCCGCCTCCAAGCTGTTTCCCAGTATGGGGTTCTGGTACAGGGTGTCATGCATCCTGTGAATCATGGCAAGGGGGTAAGCAGGGGATGGGGCTGGTCTAAAATTATTATTCATGGATCTCCTGGGCCGTCCCTTCATCCCGTGGGCAGGCTATTCATTGTTGACAAGCAAACCATTGACATGACAATAAATAAACTGTGGAAAGGCGTTGTCAAGGGAGACCTCCTATATTATGCTATGAAGGGAGTTTCATAAAACAAGGTCAAAAGACATCAGCCTAAAAGCGGGAGGACGCGTAAAATATGATTTCCGGTAAAGTTAAATATTCCATTCAGATCGCCCTGATGCTTGTTGTATTCTTTATGGTTTTAGCGGGTCTGATATTTAAATTTGTCGGTGATCTGCGGTCTGAATCCATAAAAAAACACGCAGAGCAAATTGAACAAGAAAAAAGAAAGGCAGAATTTGTTGCCACGATTGAAGAGCAGTATAAACAGATGAAAAAATTATATCAGGAAGGGGAATATGACCAGGTCATAAAGGTTATAAAGGTGTTTAGTGACCATGGGAAATCAGATTACAAAGATTTACCTGAAATTAAACGAGAGATTCGCAGATTACACCTGGAAAAAAAGCTGGACTTCATTCCAAAGATTAATTTGGAAGCGCATATGAATTTTTTAAAAAAAGAGGGGATAGAAAAAGATACGTCAACGCAGGTATTTATTCGGACACCCCGATACGGCCAATATTTTTATCCCTCTGATTTTCCCATCCAACTTGAGGGCAGTGCCCTGTCCCTGAACGGTGATTTCTCCGATGATATCATTTGGACAAGCAGCATTAACGGTAATCTCGGGACAGGGAAATCACTGTCTGTTCGTCTCTCCTTTGGCGATCATAAAATCATTGCCACCGGTACAAACGGAATTACAACCGGAACCATGGGAACCCTTATCCATGTCGTGACTGAGCCTGAGTTTATGAAAAAACATCGTCGAAATTAATCCAAGATCCAGACGGCATCTTTTCTGAATGGAAATCGTCGCTCACAGGGTCCACACAGCATCATTGGGTGATGTGCCGCCGCCGGATCAGGGGGAGCACAAGCTTTGACCCTGAATAAAAAATTGCCCACACCGACAAAAAGTAGTAGTAAGTGGTCAAGTATTGGCCATGTCCCCCTGATCTGAATGGATCTGGGAAAACTATTGTTTATGCAAAGGGTTATTTTCGTCATGTTAACGGATTTTAAGAACCAGATTACTCCCATTGATTTTAATGTCGTTAAGGAAAAAATTCAAGCAACCGGGGTCCCATCTATTGGTAATGGGACCATTCGCGAGATCGTTAAAGTTGCCAATGAAATTCAGCAGGCATCGGGTCAAAGATATATTCGCATGGAAATGGGCGTCCCAGGGCTTGCCCCCCCGGAAGTCGGTATAAATGGAGAGATTGAGGCCCTTAAAAACGGCGTGGCCTCAAAATATCCCATGCTTGAAGGGATTCTGCCCCTCAAGAAGGAAGCGTCCCGATTTATCAAGATGTTCATGGATGTGGATCTGCCTGAAGCCTGCTGCATTCCAACGGTGGGGTCCATGCAGGGAGGGTATGCAACCTTCATGATTCTTGGAAACATGGATGCTCAAAAAGATACCCTTCTTTTTCTTGATCCAGGATTTCCGGTTCAAAAACAGCAGCTGGATGTGCTGGGCCAGAAGTATGAGGCCTTTGATGTCTACAATCACAGGGGGGACAAGCTTGAAGCAAAGCTTGAAGCCTATTGTTCCCGGGGCAATATTGCGGGAATCATCTACTCCAATCCCAACAACCCTTCATGGATCTGCCTTAACGATGATGAGCTTAAAATCATTGCAAAGATTGCCGATAAATATGGGGTCATTGTCATCGAGGATCTGGCCTACTTTGCCATGGATTTCAGAAAGGATCTTTCCATACCGGGAAAGGCGCCCTTTCAACCTACCATTGCAAAGTATACCAAAAATTATATCCTGCTGATCTCAAGCTCCAAGGCGTTCAGCTATGCGGGCCAACGGGTCGGGCTGCTTGCCATATCTCCGGATGTGTACGAAGGTCGCTATTCCCGTCTGAAAACACGGTTTGGCAATGATAAATTTGGCTATACCCTGATTTACAAGATTCTTTATTCCTTTTCTTCGGGGACCTCCCATTCCGCCCAGTACGGCCTTGCTGCAATGCTCAAGGCCGCCAATGACGGTGACTTTAACTTTGTGGATAGTGTCCGTGTGTATGGCGAAAGGGCGGTTGCCATCAAGGCGCTGTTTAAAAAAGCAGGCTTTGAAATCGTATACAGCAGGGATCTGGATGACCCCCTTGGCGACGGCTTTTATTTTACCGTCTGTTTTCCGGGGATGACGGGTGCAGAACTTGTGGAGCGTCTTTTATACTATGGCATCAGCGCCATTGCCCTTTCGGGGACGGGTAGTGACTATGAGGGAATGCGGGTGTGCATGTCCCAGGTTGGAAAGGATGAATTTGAGGTTCTGGGGGCAAGGCTTGAGCAGTTTGGGAATGATTACAAGCTGTCATAATGGTTTTCCCGGGGGTGACAATACCGATGGGGTCACCCCTTTTTCCCAGAGATGAACGGCATTCCCTGTCCCCATGGGAACTGAACATCAATTTGCCGCCCAGAATCAGTAACTGGGGATGTTCATCTGTTACAAAAGGTTGTTCCTGTTTAAGGTCGGGTGGAGTTCCCGGCCTTTACATTTTTTTAAGGCCATGGTGCCGTGGGGAAGGAAGTTGATGCAGACAGATTCAAGCAAAACACGGGATGAACTGCTCGTTGAATTGCAAAGATACAGGGTCAAAGCGCTGGGGGTTGATGCATTAAAAGAACAATTGAACAGGGTTGAGGACCAGTGCCGGTTGTTGCAGTCACGCCTTGAACAGCGCGATCAAGATCTTGCCCGGGAATGTGCCGACCACCATGCTGCGGTTAAGGAACTGGGCCTGGCGCAATTGATCGTTGATCGTAGCCCGGTCATCCTCTTTCGGCGCAAAGCCGGTGATACTTTTCAGATGGATTACATCTCTGTTAACCTTCGTAACTTTGGATATGCACCTGAAGAATTTATCAACGGGAAGTTAAAATTCAGGGATATTATATACAGGGACGATAGGGATCGCGTTAGAGAAGAGGTACTCCGTTTTCAAAAGGCAGATCTGGAAGAATACAGCCAGCAGTACCGCCTGGTCACAAAATCCGGTGAGATACGATGGGTTTACGATCAAACTTCAGTAGTTCGAGATAAATCGGGCACTAAAATTTATAATCAGGGAATTTTAATAGACATTACCGTTCGAAAATCAGCAGAAGAAAAATTACGAAAAAGTGAAGAAAAATTTCGCCGCATTGTCGAGACAGCAGCGGAGGGGTTTCTGTTGATGGATGAAAATCTTCAAATTGTCGATGTAAATGAGGCCTATTGCCGGATGGTCGGGTACACAAAGAAGGAGTTGATCGGCAAAACCCCCCTTGATCTGATGCCGGATACCTCCAGGGGGTATATTCTGGCCAACAAGGAAACCCTTTTTATGCGGGAACATCGTCAGCATGAAAGTCATTTCATCGCTAAGGACGGTCGTCGGATTCCGATCCTGGCCCACGGTAACACCTTAAGGGATGACCAGGGAACAATTATCGGAAATGTGGCCTTTTGCACGGATATGACCGAGCATAAAAAAGCGCTGATACTTGCAGGTGAGGTTCAGAAAAGCCTGCTCCCCAGTAAAAAACCCCATGTCAGGGGGCTTGATATTGCCGGTCGGAATGTGTCATGTGACGAAATCGGGGGGGATTATTTTGATTTTCTCTGGAGACACGATTCCAGCAGGAATGCCTTCAGTATTGTTGTCGGTGATATTTCAGGTCACGGTGTTGAATCGGCTCTCTTGATGACAACGGCCAGAGCCTTTCTCAGAATGCGGGCTGCACAGCCCGGAACCATCTCCGAGATTATATCTGAAATGAACAATCACCTGGTGGGGGATATCCTTGATTCAGGTAAATTCATGACCTTGTTTTATCTGTCCATTGACCCGGACAAACGGGAGTTAAACTGGGTTCGCGCCGGGCATGATCCTGCACTTATCTACACACCGTCCACGGGTGAGTTTGAGGAGTTAAAAGGAAGTGGGCTTGCCCTTGGTGTCATCGACGGTTTTAGGTATATCTCACATCAGAAAAACGATCTGAACAATGGTCAGATCATTGCCATTGGAACCGACGGTATCTGGGAGGCGATCAATACCAACGGGCAGATGTTTGGAAAAAAGCGGTTGCGTGACACGATTCGAAAGTATGCTGGGGAGTCTGCGGACGACATTCTCAATCAGGTCTACGTTGAATTGAATCAGTTTATGAGCGGTACAAAACCCGAAGATGATATTACCCTGGTAATTGTCAAAGTTGAAGGGCTCCCGGAAAAAACCTCCCCGGTGTGAGACTCATCATTTTAAGGCATGGGCTGTTCGGTTACATCTTACGGCTTAAACAGAATTTAAATTTAGGGTTGCTGATGATATCAAAGGGAGAACAGTTTCTGGAACTGATTTCCCAGGGGCAACGTTGGGGAAAAGCCACATTCAGAACTTGTTTTCAAAAGGATACATTTGCTGGGATTGGAGGGTTGTGTAAATAGGGCAACACTGCCAATTTAAACAAAAAACGCAATTAATTTGATTCTTTCTTGCAAATAAATTTGAGAATGTTATGATTATTGATTTTTTATCTGGGAAACAACATGACTCAACCAATTTGCGGAATCCTGTTCGGTCTGGCGGCTTTTACGTCATGGGGATTTCTGCCCGCCTACTGGAAACAGATGCAGGCGGTTACTCCTTTTGAAATTCTCTGCCATCGAATTGTCTGGTCATGTATCTTTCTTGGCATCATCATCTCCCTGCAGAAAAGATGGGGGGAAGTTGCCGGTATCGCAAGAACACCCGCAAAACTTAGAGCTCTTGTTTTAAGCGGTCTTATCATCGGGACAAACTGGTTTGTCTATATCTGGGCGGTTAATTCGGGCCGGGTAGTGGAAACCAGTCTTGGGTATTATATCAATCCCATGATCAACGTATTGATCGGGTTTTTTCTGCTGGGTGAACGGTTCAGCCGCCTTCAATATATTGCTGTTTTTTTTGCCCTGGCAGGGGTTGTTTACTCGCTTTCAGCCTATGGGGATCTGCCCCTGTTTGCCCTGGCCCTGGCTGTTTCGTTTGCCTTTTATGGCTATGCCCGCAAAAAGATACAGGCTGCCCCCCTGCCTGGTCTTTTGATCGAAACCATGGTTCTGTTAGTTCCGGCCCTGGCATATATCATTTTCAAGCAGGTCACCATGAACAGCTTTTTCCTGAAAGATCCTGGACTGACCCTCTGGATGATCGGGGCCGGTGTCGTTACCAGTCTGCCATTGCTCTGGTTTGCAGAATCAGCCAAAAGACTCAACTTATCCACCCTCGGTATCCTGCAATACCTTGCCCCTTCCATTGCTTTTATGCTGGGGGTCTTTGTTTACAAAGAATCATTTACCCGGCATAACCTGATCACCTTTACGTGCATCTGGATGGGCGTGTTTCTGTATGCCTGGGAATCTTTGAAGAAGAGCCGAAGACAATTATGATTGACATCAAGACATTGATGCTGTCGAATATGCTTGTCAGCGTATTTCTCTGTATCGCATTTCTCATATACAGCCAGGATCAAACGACCTACCGTGGATTCCGGTTATGGGCACTTAGTCCTTTGATCATGACATTGGGCTTTATGGCGATATTTCTGCGTGGAACGATTCCCCTTGGATTAAGCATTTTTGCCGTGAACGGTTTTTTTTCCCTGGTTGCGGTGATTCGCCTGGATGCCATTAAACGCTTCCTTGTGGAAAAATCTTTAAATAGATTGTTCTACACCCTCCCGATCCTGGTTGCGCTTGCCGCCATGTTTTTTTATTTTGCCGATGACCGCATTGAAATCAGAACCTTTATTCTCAGTAATGTCCTTTTTCTCTTGTCTGTTTTGATTTCATGGAATCTGGTTCGGTACTCACCGCCTGAAAACAAGCTGCTCTATTATTCGGCCGGCATTTTTATTGCTGCCCGGGGCTTAACCTTATTGACCTGGGCCATTCTATGGCAGATTAATGATCAGGAACATATTCTTGATGCTGGCATCTGGTCCTCAATCCATTTTGAGTTCGGCTTGATCAGCGAAGTTGGGCAGAACCTGATTTTTTTAATGATGAACAGTAAACGGGCGGAAAAGGATTTCATTGAATCCCGGTCGAAACTTAATTCTACGGTTTTTGATCTGAGGGCGGCGCTGTCCGAGGTTAAAAAACTTCAAGGCATTTTACCCATCTGTTCATACTGCAAAAAAATCAGGGATGACCATGGTGCCTGGCAGGGGATTGAAGAATACGTACGAAAACGTTCTGATGTTGAGTTCAGCCATGGGATCTGTCCTGGGTGTGCAGAAAAGTATTTTCCAGATATGGATTTATACAGCGATTAAGACCGTTTTGAATAATTTAATTTTTTTTATAAACCCACATGTCCTATCGGACACAACGAAATATGAAACACGATGATACAGGGCAGGCGATAGTACCATTCCGCCCCCTTTGGTTACCCTGACCGGAACGGTAAACGTCGGGGGGATTTTTGCCCTTCCAGACTAAAGCGCAGGAACTGCGGGCTAAAGTCCTCAAACAGCCTGCGCTTCTTAACGCCTGGAAGGGCAAAAATCCTATCCCCTTTGGTTTACAATGTTCCGATCAGGGAAACCAAAGAGGGCTCTAAAGTCGAGACTTTCACAATGATGTTTCGACAAGAGTTTATTATAAAATGTTTCCATGGCCCTAAGGGGATCTTTTGTTTTTAATCCATCTACAATTTCCTTGTGTCTTTCGTAAACTTTCTGGGCTGAAAAGAGTTTCACCCAATGCCTGTAAAATAAAAATTTCGAAATCCCCTGGCAGGAACGGTGACAAAATTCCACAAGCAGATCGTTGTCGATGCGGGAAAAGAGAAGGTCATGAAAAGCCTTCTCCAGTGGCGCTTGGTCTGATACGGAACCATTGTTGTCAGCGATATGTCTCATTTTGGCAATGATGCGACCTATCTCTGCAATGTCTTTGTCTGTATAACTGTCCAGCTGGAGAGGATCCGTTCCAAACTATCGAGTCAATTTCAGCCACGCGAAACAGCGGTTTATAAAACAAGAATACCCTGTGCATGGATAGTGATGAATTCTATGCACAGGGCAGGTTTGTTTTTAATGGCGTTTATCGATTACTGATCAATGGGATTACCTGGCCAGGGTTGTCTTGAGTGCTGCCAGTACCCGGCGGACATTTTCAGGCCGGGCCGTATGGCCCATGAGGCCGATGCGCCAAATCTTGCCGGCCAGGGGGCCCAAGCCTGCACCAATCTCAATTTTGTGCTCCATCCGAAGCGCAGTGCGAACGCCAGCTTCGTCAACACCATCGGGCACTTTGACGGCATTGAGCATGGGCAACCGGTATTTTTCTGCCACCAGCATCTGGAGCCCCAGATCTTCCAGGCCGGCCACCAGAGCCCGGTGATTTTCAAGATGGCGTTCAAACGCATTATCAAGGCCTTCGGCAAGGATCAGGTCAAGGGCCTGGTACAGACCGTAGAGCATGTTGACGGGGGCAGTGTGGTGATAGGCCCGTGTGTGGCCTTCCCAGTATTTAATGATCATGGTTAGATCCAGGTACCAGTTGGGCACTTTGGTTTTCCGCCCTTTGAGTGCTGCCACGGCTTTTTCAGAGAAGGCCACCGGTGCCAGACCGGGAGGGCAGGAGAGACATTTCTGGGTGCCGCTGTAAAGGCTGTCGATGCCCCAGCCGTCCATGTTCACATCAATGCCGCCGAGACTGGTCACTGTATCCACCAGATAGATCGTATCAGTAGCTGCAAGCAGAGCGCCGATTTCCGCCACCGGGTTGCGGACGCCGGTGGAGGTCTCGGCATGCACTACGGCAACGATCTTATAGGTTTTCGCATCAAGTTTCTTTTTTACCGCATCCACAATTACCGGAGTGCCCCATTCAAATTCGAGCGTGTCGACATTGGCGCCCAGGCGCGTTGCAAGGTCCTGCATGCGCATGCCGAACACTCCGTTGATGAGTATCAGTATGTCATCTCCGGGTTCGATGAGGTTGACAAAGCAGGTTTCCATACCGGCGGAACCGGTGCCCGACGCTGGGAGGGTTAGTTTGGCCGAGGTTTTGATCAGTTTTTGCAGCTGAGCCTTAATTTCATCCATGATGGTGATAAAATAAGGATCCAGATGTCCGATGGTCTTTGTGCCCAGGGCCGCATAGACCTCATCGGGGACGTTGGAGGGGCCGGGACCCATCAGCAGGATGTCTTCTATTCCGTTTAGCAGATTGCTCATAATTCCTCCTTGTTGTTATCCAGGTTAGCGGACTCAAAATTATTTTTGCAGCCTTTGATATGTCTGCGCGTTAACGCGCCGATGGTCTCGGCGTCTTTTCTTTCAATGCACCCAAAGATTTCTCGATGGACGCTAAGCGCGTTGTCACGGCTTAATCGATTTTTGGCATGTTCGATCAGGAAAGATTGAATCGAATCATCGATAACGTCGAGCATCTGGGTTAAAAACTTGTTGCCTGCCATGGTGGAGATCAGCCGGTGAAACTGGTAGTCCAGTTTGCCGAATTCTTCAGGATTGTCCAGCTTCACTTCGGATTGGGCCAGGTTTTCACGCATGGCTGCAAGGTGTTTTGCCGGGCGCCGCTGGGCTGCCAGAACGGCCAGAGACCCTTCGATAAACATGCGGGCTTCAAAAAGGTCTTCGTAAAATCCGTCGGGATTGCTGGATCGAAAGGGCACTAGCAGGATACCGATACTATCCGGGTTGATCGTTTTAGACACAAAGGCGCCCTTGCCGTGAAAAATATCGATAATGCCCAAGGCACTCAGGCGGGCCAAGCCCTCCCTGAGGCTGAATCGGCTGATGGCCAGCTGTTCCTGCAAAACCCGTTCGCTGGGTAGCTGGTCACCCGGCAACAGCCGGCCGGCTTCGATTTCCGATTTAAAATAGTTTACCACTGCTTCACCGGTGGATATTTTTGATAGGAGAGGTTTCATATTGGAATGGTCGTACTACTCATCAGACCAGTTGTCAAGGGAATTTAATGTGCAGGCAATTGTCTGCGCCCGGGCCACTCTATTAGCTGTTTGCCATACCGGCAAAGGTAAGACAGGCCGCGAATTAGCTAAATATCCCCAAGACTGAAATAAATGGGACCAAAGGGTTGAAGGTGCCGTTCGCTCGCGCATGTCGTAGGGAATCAATCGTATTCCAGTCATACAAGAGGCCATCGACAACGGCAATATGCGATGGATTGATCATGTTGATAAGGAAGTGCGCGAAGCGTGGCGTATGTCGGAAATATCCTCCCCCGGAAGTTGTGAGCGATTCGAAGTTGAACTGAAAAATCGCAATATCACAATGGAAGAATTTGCGGGGTGGCTCACGGTTTCACGAGGTGAAACGCCATCAGTCGCGCTGATACCGTCGTTCCGGACTAAGGCGGCATCGATTCGAACGCTACTCGATAGTTGCAAAAAACAACTCAATATTTACACAGGAAATCATCATGAACTGTAGAAATGTTTCATCAATTGCTATCCTAACGTCTGCAATGATACAGTCAGTATAGGTCTTTGTTTATCAATAAAATTAATAGATAAGCGAATCTTTTGTCACCAGCATTTTTCTATCTGCATCGACAAAAGCAAGGTTCAAATTTTATAACATTCAGGCTGATTTTGAATTATAATAAAAAAGAGCCGATCTATTCGAAACGTTACACAATACAGCTTTGTGTATGTGGCAGATTAGATTAAAAGGAGACCAAACTGATGCCGTATCGATTGCCAAAAGCCATAATAATAACTTTAGGATTTGTATTGATCGCATTGCTTATAGCTCTTCTTGTCATATCTTCAAGTTCTGCAAGTGTTCTTTATACTAAAAAAAACTGCTTGCCACCGGAGGAATGTGGGTAGAAACAAGCACCCCGTGGAAAGCTGAAAAAGCATTTCATAAAAACCGGATAGATCGCATCACGTCTCTGAAAACATCTGATCTTAAAAAAAAGCTCCTTTTAAAACGCGAACTTACCCGCCATATGAAGCGCAGTCATCTTCTTTCTACCAAAAGAGACCAGATTCAGAATGTTCTTATCATGGAAGCCAATGCCAGGGTGAAAAAAAGTAACGGTCCTGTTTCCGGGCAGCTTACAGATACTGCCGGAACCAAGTTTGGCGAAAAAGGGCACCGGGCAATGGCTGGGGACCGGGACATGGGCGGCGGTTCAAACACAACCCAAAAGGTTGAAGAGGTTCTTCAGGACATGGGGCTGTATGATCCTAAAAATAAAAGTACCTCTGTTGTGGATGTGGATTCAAAAGCAGGTACCCTGGAAATAAAAGGTGATTTTGAGCTGACCATAAACAAAGAGGGCTTAAGGCCCAAGGCCGGAACCGAATACCATCAAATACAAGTGGAAGTGGATGCCCGGAATCCGGAAACCTATGTATCCGAGTCCATGAAAACCCGGGCGGATGGTAAGCTTGTCAAACAGCAGATCGGCACCGAATATGTCGAGGTTCAGGACCATCGAAAAAAAGCGTCCAAGGGGCTGTCCTCGGATGGAGATATGTTGGTTCGCCATCCGGAAAAAATGCAGGGCATGGCAAAGGGAACCGGCAAAACCCTGGACATGGGCCGGGTGAATGACGAGACACTGGGAAAGATCCTCAAACAAAATGGCATTTCGGATTCGCCGGTTGAATTTAAAAAGAAACTAAGGGGTATTAAAGAAAACCGGATCAAGATTGAGGATCCCAAGGTGGCAGAACGGATGCGAAGGGCCAGCGAAGATGTTTTTGCCGCAGCAGAACAGGCCACTTTTAAACAGGCCAAACGGGATATTGTAGACTTAAGGGCAAAAGCTGCGTCCAAGCCGCCCAATGATCCAGTTCGCAGGAATATTGAAGAAGAAATCTTGGACACGGTCACCAAGATGAAGCAGACCAAGGCGGTCAATGACGAATTTTTGTCCTCCGGCCCGGCCCGTAAAAAGACCCATGTCCTTCCGGACAGCCCGCCAGATACAACCAAAATAACAATAGAAAAAACGGACATTGAGATAAAAAAAATCGGTTCTGCCGAGCCGCCTTCTGTAAAGCAGAAAGCCTTAAAAACCTTTGGTGCAGTGATGCAAATTGCTGATATAGGGCAGACCTGCCAGACTGTGGAAGACTATATGGAGGGAAAAACCTGTCTGGGTGAGGTCACGGTGACCATTGTGGATCAATATA
Coding sequences:
- a CDS encoding pyridoxal-phosphate-dependent aminotransferase family protein, producing the protein MSNLLNGIEDILLMGPGPSNVPDEVYAALGTKTIGHLDPYFITIMDEIKAQLQKLIKTSAKLTLPASGTGSAGMETCFVNLIEPGDDILILINGVFGMRMQDLATRLGANVDTLEFEWGTPVIVDAVKKKLDAKTYKIVAVVHAETSTGVRNPVAEIGALLAATDTIYLVDTVTSLGGIDVNMDGWGIDSLYSGTQKCLSCPPGLAPVAFSEKAVAALKGRKTKVPNWYLDLTMIIKYWEGHTRAYHHTAPVNMLYGLYQALDLILAEGLDNAFERHLENHRALVAGLEDLGLQMLVAEKYRLPMLNAVKVPDGVDEAGVRTALRMEHKIEIGAGLGPLAGKIWRIGLMGHTARPENVRRVLAALKTTLAR
- a CDS encoding FadR/GntR family transcriptional regulator, giving the protein MKPLLSKISTGEAVVNYFKSEIEAGRLLPGDQLPSERVLQEQLAISRFSLREGLARLSALGIIDIFHGKGAFVSKTINPDSIGILLVPFRSSNPDGFYEDLFEARMFIEGSLAVLAAQRRPAKHLAAMRENLAQSEVKLDNPEEFGKLDYQFHRLISTMAGNKFLTQMLDVIDDSIQSFLIEHAKNRLSRDNALSVHREIFGCIERKDAETIGALTRRHIKGCKNNFESANLDNNKEEL